A stretch of Saccharothrix texasensis DNA encodes these proteins:
- a CDS encoding CHAT domain-containing protein, translated as MRHIYGWCLFVAGVICRREELPEHGRLASARARRLATALDRYLERKTDLPRKLYGRLAELAGFFDGLKLYDEGDYGNAGLAWTQSMLVRMGRKPRLIHTPLPADIQVAQLFELLGRQYARLGDWELASECFAGTLLYGGRSRRSTIRAISSQAIACELMAGNAEGARNWFDLMPDRITHRAGQVFRDIVDQLLTTDVELDVDVASKVSQVRSMSAVTYAYLTVVIAERLVAENRSGHALALLLEARGELRAEQADGYLNGSLTQAAAGIYSSMNDHETALRLAVSAWSSIDEQRYLACSHRQRHQIWSRFGHARYVALRASVEMGDARAVAELIESSRLQSLIATEIETNHDEKDGLRSAGETVAAATGENGREQPDDVMVSSAIFAAMNDGLATTLLESYAPVTYRGTSLFPVTNHHSIAGATSVSRALDDALPEGLFWSTHVENGVMFWFLAGDGEPIGCGMTDLSRTENVTPVLLGLAGHSDSAEPETWSLPPYQHQAGDYYEPYLHLAAWMSPEEQIISHTIGALLPDALVDLLRTADAPLEVTIAAAREFGCVPWPIAVVPGTQDRLIEHAVLRMWTSAPTQLSRRSRPQPPAGTPIPFLLACDNPDGTLRERTAISPVSSARTLLGGPDSAVPATKDTLMSTLHEIGPGTPGLFYYRGHAVHDSDPAWSTLPLTEGFVQAGELFGTLDDGTPFLPMPSRVMVTGCSSSGGSLLAGEGLGLAAGLIQAGATQVVSTAIDIMDTSFTEAFEDLLIKGMLAPGTDHAVLLRAAQLRMLREWKIYSLRGGFDHREDIKDPHPIIWTAYHAY; from the coding sequence TTGAGACACATCTACGGCTGGTGCCTGTTCGTCGCCGGGGTCATATGTCGTCGTGAGGAGTTGCCCGAGCACGGGCGCTTGGCGTCCGCCAGAGCACGTCGGCTCGCAACAGCGCTCGACCGCTACCTCGAGCGGAAGACCGACCTCCCGCGCAAGCTGTACGGGAGGTTGGCAGAACTGGCCGGCTTCTTCGACGGGTTGAAGCTCTACGACGAGGGTGACTACGGAAATGCGGGTCTCGCCTGGACGCAGTCGATGCTCGTGCGAATGGGACGCAAACCTCGCTTGATCCACACACCGTTGCCCGCGGACATCCAGGTCGCGCAGCTGTTCGAACTCCTCGGCCGCCAGTACGCGCGGCTTGGCGACTGGGAGTTGGCTTCCGAGTGTTTCGCGGGAACTCTGCTGTACGGAGGGCGCAGCCGGAGGTCGACCATCCGTGCAATTTCCAGTCAGGCGATCGCCTGTGAGCTCATGGCGGGCAATGCCGAAGGAGCACGCAATTGGTTCGACCTCATGCCGGACCGCATAACACATCGGGCCGGTCAAGTTTTCCGTGACATTGTCGACCAGTTGCTCACCACTGACGTCGAACTGGACGTGGACGTAGCTTCCAAGGTCTCCCAGGTTCGGTCGATGAGTGCGGTCACCTACGCCTACCTGACTGTGGTGATAGCGGAGCGGCTGGTTGCGGAGAACCGCAGCGGACACGCACTGGCATTGCTGCTTGAGGCACGGGGCGAACTCCGCGCGGAGCAGGCCGATGGCTACTTGAACGGCTCGTTGACTCAGGCAGCCGCAGGCATCTACTCGTCCATGAATGATCACGAGACTGCCTTGAGGCTAGCGGTGAGCGCGTGGTCGTCCATTGACGAGCAGCGCTACCTGGCTTGCTCCCATCGGCAACGACATCAGATCTGGAGCCGTTTCGGGCACGCCAGGTACGTGGCACTTCGGGCAAGTGTGGAAATGGGGGACGCCCGTGCCGTCGCCGAACTGATCGAGTCGAGCCGGCTCCAGTCGTTGATCGCCACTGAGATCGAGACGAATCACGACGAGAAGGACGGCCTGCGCAGCGCGGGCGAGACCGTTGCCGCAGCGACAGGCGAAAACGGCCGTGAACAGCCCGATGACGTCATGGTGTCATCCGCGATTTTTGCGGCGATGAACGACGGTTTGGCCACGACACTGCTCGAATCCTATGCGCCGGTGACTTACAGAGGGACTTCGCTTTTCCCCGTAACGAACCATCACTCGATCGCAGGTGCGACGTCGGTGAGCCGGGCGTTGGACGACGCGCTGCCCGAAGGCTTGTTCTGGTCCACCCACGTCGAGAACGGCGTCATGTTCTGGTTCCTCGCCGGCGACGGAGAACCGATCGGCTGCGGCATGACCGATCTGAGTCGCACCGAGAACGTCACGCCCGTGCTGCTCGGGCTCGCCGGCCACTCGGACTCCGCGGAACCGGAGACCTGGAGCCTTCCGCCGTACCAGCACCAGGCTGGTGACTACTACGAGCCCTACCTGCACCTGGCGGCGTGGATGTCACCGGAGGAGCAGATCATCTCGCACACGATCGGCGCACTGCTGCCTGACGCACTCGTCGACCTGCTGCGGACGGCGGACGCGCCGCTGGAGGTCACCATCGCGGCCGCACGGGAGTTCGGCTGCGTGCCGTGGCCGATCGCCGTCGTCCCCGGCACCCAGGACCGCCTCATCGAGCACGCGGTCCTGCGGATGTGGACCTCCGCGCCTACCCAACTCAGCCGCAGGAGCCGTCCGCAACCGCCCGCCGGTACTCCGATCCCGTTTCTCCTCGCCTGCGACAACCCGGATGGGACGCTGCGCGAGCGAACCGCCATCTCACCGGTTTCGAGCGCGAGAACCTTGTTGGGCGGGCCGGACTCAGCCGTGCCTGCCACCAAGGACACCCTCATGAGCACGCTGCACGAGATCGGGCCCGGTACCCCCGGCCTCTTCTACTACCGGGGGCACGCGGTGCACGACTCCGATCCGGCCTGGTCCACCCTGCCGCTCACAGAAGGATTCGTCCAGGCGGGTGAGCTGTTCGGGACATTGGACGACGGCACACCGTTCCTGCCGATGCCTTCTCGCGTGATGGTCACCGGATGCTCGAGTTCTGGCGGATCCCTGCTCGCCGGCGAAGGACTCGGCCTCGCGGCCGGGCTCATCCAGGCAGGCGCCACGCAGGTCGTCTCAACCGCGATCGACATCATGGACACGTCGTTCACCGAAGCGTTCGAGGACCTGCTGATCAAGGGAATGCTGGCACCGGGCACCGATCACGCCGTGCTCCTCCGTGCCGCGCAGCTGCGAATGCTGCGCGAGTGGAAGATCTACTCACTGCGCGGCGGATTCGATCACCGGGAGGACATCAAAGATCCACACCCGATCATCTGGACCGCCTACCACGCCTACTGA
- a CDS encoding acetyl-CoA hydrolase/transferase family protein, producing the protein MRVLSESQLAAVLPAVATCPRVVVSGNHATPHRALEVLDKAVAEYRLFALNAQSGIPDREGVVLETPFVGPGMRGKRTLRYFPSRLSLVPHLLQQALPPDIVLIHTSTPVDGCVSLGTEVNILPAAIEAVRARGGLVIAQLNPRMPYTHGDGVVPCEEVDYAIEADEPLTSPVPRAAGEVSQVIAERVAALVPEGATLQMGIGAVPDAVLAALTGRQGLAVWSEMFSDGVLGLEQAGALDPDTPVTASFVFGSPELYRWVDRNPRVRLLRTEKTNDPGLIARRPRLVSINSALQVDLYAQANASRVHGVIYSGFGGQTDFVVGALHSPGGRAIVALPSWHPKADVSTVVPRLAGPVTSFQHSYLVSEQGAATIWGHDAGEQAQQIIDHVAHPRARDELTEAGRDLGFPLRPPV; encoded by the coding sequence ATGCGAGTTCTGTCCGAGTCACAGCTGGCCGCGGTGCTGCCCGCAGTCGCCACTTGCCCGCGGGTGGTGGTCAGCGGGAACCACGCCACCCCTCACCGCGCCTTGGAGGTGCTGGACAAGGCGGTGGCCGAGTACCGCCTGTTCGCGTTGAACGCCCAATCCGGCATTCCCGACCGCGAGGGCGTGGTGCTGGAGACGCCGTTCGTCGGGCCGGGCATGCGCGGCAAACGGACGCTGCGCTACTTCCCCTCCCGGTTGTCGCTGGTGCCGCACCTGCTGCAGCAGGCGTTGCCGCCCGACATCGTGCTGATCCACACCTCCACCCCGGTCGACGGCTGCGTCTCGCTGGGCACGGAGGTGAACATCCTCCCCGCGGCGATCGAAGCGGTCCGCGCCCGAGGCGGACTGGTGATCGCCCAGCTGAACCCGCGGATGCCCTACACCCACGGCGACGGGGTGGTGCCCTGCGAGGAGGTGGACTACGCGATCGAGGCCGACGAGCCGCTCACCTCGCCCGTGCCCCGCGCGGCCGGCGAGGTGTCCCAGGTGATCGCCGAGCGGGTGGCGGCACTCGTCCCGGAAGGTGCCACCCTGCAAATGGGCATCGGCGCCGTGCCCGACGCGGTGCTCGCGGCGTTGACGGGGCGTCAGGGCCTGGCGGTGTGGTCGGAGATGTTCAGCGACGGCGTGCTCGGCCTGGAACAGGCCGGGGCGCTCGACCCGGACACCCCGGTGACCGCGTCGTTCGTGTTCGGCAGCCCGGAGCTGTACCGCTGGGTGGACCGCAACCCGCGGGTCCGGCTGTTGCGCACGGAGAAGACCAACGACCCCGGTCTGATCGCCCGCCGGCCGCGCCTGGTCTCGATCAACAGCGCGTTGCAGGTGGACCTGTACGCCCAGGCCAACGCCAGCCGGGTGCACGGGGTCATCTACTCGGGGTTCGGCGGGCAGACCGACTTCGTGGTCGGCGCCCTGCACTCACCGGGAGGTAGGGCGATCGTCGCCCTGCCGTCCTGGCACCCCAAAGCCGACGTGTCCACCGTGGTGCCCCGCCTGGCCGGCCCGGTCACCTCGTTCCAGCACAGCTACCTCGTCAGTGAACAGGGCGCCGCCACGATCTGGGGCCACGACGCCGGCGAGCAGGCGCAGCAGATCATCGACCACGTCGCCCACCCACGAGCCCGCGACGAACTGACCGAGGCCGGCCGCGATCTGGGGTTCCCGCTGCGGCCACCGGTCTGA
- a CDS encoding helix-turn-helix domain-containing protein — MTTAGVHPASSIRRAQVLLELDISVGEPDPKEVIAARLGVSGEMLRLVARRFAETGGDALATVSRKKRDLPPVPSPVTGEVEARLIALACSQPPAGFARWSLRLLEKHVELTEDARFAEHSRPLTPRPEQHWNSPLRRAADSTTAVASPHRIRSRMSQCRSGGERLRVARMG, encoded by the coding sequence TTGACCACCGCGGGTGTGCATCCGGCGTCGTCGATCAGGCGGGCCCAGGTGCTGCTGGAGTTGGACATCTCGGTGGGTGAGCCGGATCCGAAGGAGGTGATCGCGGCCCGGCTCGGGGTCTCGGGCGAGATGCTGCGGCTGGTCGCCAGGCGGTTCGCCGAGACCGGTGGCGATGCGCTGGCCACGGTGTCGCGCAAGAAGCGGGATCTTCCTCCGGTGCCGTCTCCGGTGACCGGCGAGGTCGAGGCCCGGCTGATCGCTCTGGCGTGCTCGCAGCCTCCGGCGGGGTTTGCCCGGTGGTCGCTGCGGCTGCTGGAAAAGCACGTCGAGCTCACCGAGGACGCCAGGTTCGCGGAGCACTCGAGACCGCTCACGCCGCGCCCCGAGCAGCACTGGAACTCGCCGCTTCGCCGGGCAGCCGATTCGACGACAGCGGTCGCAAGCCCACACCGGATCAGATCCCGGATGTCACAGTGCCGGTCCGGCGGAGAAAGGTTGAGGGTCGCTCGGATGGGGTAA
- a CDS encoding SpoIIE family protein phosphatase — translation MTRSDDARREPTVVGDVFAADGEVGSDLAVVEWASTPLGPPEAWPQSLRTAVSILLSSRFPMWMAWGPELTFFCNAAYRRDTLGRKYPWALGRQASEVWAEIWDDIGPRIDRVLTTGRATWDEALLLFLERSGYPEETYHTFSYSPLRDDSGVVVGMLCVVSEDTDRVIGERRMATLRDLGSDPSVVRTEQETLAFTCRQLDRNRRDLPFTLTYLFADDGSAWLAGVTGLPAGHPNAPATQAADDPDAVWPAARLAAGEGVLVELDGAAFAGLPSGDWPEPPAQALVVPLQQQGGVPYGFVVAGLNRYRPLDEGYRGFVELVAGHVAAGIASARSYQAQQRRAEELAELDRAKTAFFSNISHEFRTPLTLIMGPVAELRDRLAESDPAASGELEVVHRNGLRLGKLVNTLLDFSRIEAGRMQAGYEPVDLSAVTAELASVFRSAIEKAGLTFEVDCPPLPQPVFVDRGMWEKVILNLLSNALKFTFDGSIQVSAHPGDGEAVVTVADSGVGVPPEEMPRLFERFHRIENTRSRSNEGSGIGLALVEELVGLHGGTITADSAVGEGTRFTIRLPFGSAHLPADAVSPVAGSTAVSVTADPYVQEALRWLPSEQAGAAVTDVKSSDPDTAAGPAVPAAVLVADDNADMREYLTRLLTGAGYDVHAVTDGVEALEAARARTPDLVVSDVMMPRLDGLSLVAALRTDPRTAAVPVLLLSARAGQEASIEGLEAGADDYLVKPFAAAELLARVRANVELSRLRNHHARWRTALIDSLQEAFFICDEDGAVVEINAAFTDILGYGVEGLPYRPVHPWWPDAEADPAGHRQVNDAFSGLLSQGQGNYTIPVTHRDGHVLWVSVMFNPARDPDTGRTVVVGTFRDVTAEHYAIQRDTALTALSMRLSAGSSLQEALSGALDELKDLWHARRVVAAVFTERAAPALTATGPELSWDDLSEQERATLIALRGRPALSPTDHGATGTGVTLEHPDGVMVLWLDLDGRRPFSDQDEVLLSVLAGHLAQGLTRAHQIDQQREIALALQRAILGPSQLPGGFAVRYEPAARPLEIGGDWYDTVALPDGRIGIVVGDCVGRGLKAAAVMGQLRSACRALLLQEAGPAATLMALDHFAASLPGALCTTVFCGVLDPGTGHLTYSSAGHPPAILACPDGTTRLLEEGRSTPLAVRPGRRRPEAECTVPARATLLMYTDGLVERRRRPLTEGIDQAGEVVQDGRDTALDDLATQVMERLAPAEGYKDDVALLLYRHPAPLELTFPAESAQLAPVRRTLRTWLEQCGLPPQAMHSVLVAVGEACANAIEHGYRDTLPEVVGLRAEALVGDLYLTVTDTGRWKAPQPELNPHRGRGVALMRALMRQVTINPGPAGTTVDMHLRIPR, via the coding sequence GTGACGCGTTCCGACGACGCCCGGCGCGAGCCGACGGTGGTGGGTGACGTGTTCGCCGCGGACGGCGAGGTCGGTTCGGATCTCGCCGTGGTGGAGTGGGCGTCGACCCCGCTCGGCCCGCCGGAGGCTTGGCCGCAGAGCCTGCGGACCGCGGTGAGCATCCTGCTGTCCTCGCGGTTCCCGATGTGGATGGCCTGGGGGCCGGAGCTGACCTTCTTCTGCAACGCGGCCTACCGGCGCGACACGTTGGGCCGCAAGTACCCGTGGGCGCTGGGGCGGCAGGCGAGCGAGGTGTGGGCGGAGATCTGGGACGACATCGGCCCGCGTATCGACAGGGTCCTGACCACCGGGCGGGCGACCTGGGACGAGGCGTTGCTGTTGTTCCTCGAGCGGTCCGGGTACCCGGAGGAGACCTACCACACGTTCTCCTACAGTCCGCTGCGCGACGACTCCGGCGTGGTGGTCGGCATGTTGTGCGTGGTCAGCGAGGACACCGACCGCGTCATCGGTGAGCGGCGGATGGCGACGCTGAGGGACCTGGGCTCGGATCCCAGCGTGGTGCGCACCGAGCAGGAGACGCTCGCCTTCACGTGCCGCCAGCTCGACCGCAACCGGCGCGACCTGCCGTTCACGCTGACCTACCTGTTCGCCGATGACGGCTCCGCCTGGTTGGCAGGCGTGACCGGACTCCCCGCCGGGCACCCGAACGCCCCCGCGACGCAGGCCGCCGACGACCCGGACGCGGTGTGGCCCGCGGCGCGGCTTGCCGCAGGCGAGGGGGTGCTGGTGGAGTTGGACGGGGCGGCGTTCGCCGGACTGCCCTCCGGGGACTGGCCGGAGCCGCCGGCGCAGGCGTTGGTGGTGCCGCTGCAGCAGCAGGGCGGCGTGCCCTACGGGTTCGTGGTGGCGGGTCTGAACCGCTACCGGCCCCTGGACGAGGGTTATCGCGGTTTCGTCGAGCTGGTCGCCGGGCACGTCGCGGCCGGGATCGCGTCCGCCCGCAGCTACCAGGCCCAGCAGCGGCGGGCGGAGGAACTGGCCGAGCTGGACCGCGCGAAGACCGCGTTCTTCTCCAACATCAGCCACGAGTTCCGCACCCCGCTCACCCTCATCATGGGGCCCGTGGCGGAGCTGCGGGACCGATTGGCGGAGTCCGACCCGGCGGCGAGCGGCGAGCTCGAGGTCGTGCACCGCAACGGGCTGCGTCTGGGCAAGCTGGTCAACACGCTGCTGGACTTCTCCCGCATCGAGGCCGGCCGGATGCAGGCCGGTTACGAGCCGGTCGACCTGTCCGCCGTCACCGCCGAGCTGGCCAGCGTCTTCCGCTCGGCGATCGAGAAGGCGGGCCTGACCTTCGAGGTCGACTGCCCACCGCTGCCCCAGCCGGTGTTCGTCGACCGGGGCATGTGGGAGAAGGTGATCCTCAACCTGCTCAGCAACGCCCTCAAGTTCACCTTCGACGGCTCGATCCAGGTTTCCGCGCACCCCGGAGACGGTGAGGCGGTGGTCACGGTCGCCGACAGCGGTGTCGGCGTGCCCCCGGAGGAGATGCCGCGGCTGTTCGAGCGCTTCCACCGCATCGAGAACACCCGCTCCCGCTCCAACGAGGGCAGCGGCATCGGTCTCGCCCTGGTGGAGGAACTGGTGGGTCTGCACGGCGGCACGATCACCGCCGACAGCGCCGTGGGGGAGGGCACCCGCTTCACCATCCGCCTGCCGTTCGGCTCGGCGCACCTGCCTGCCGACGCGGTGTCACCCGTCGCGGGCTCCACTGCGGTGTCGGTCACGGCGGACCCGTACGTGCAGGAAGCCCTGCGTTGGCTGCCCTCCGAACAGGCGGGCGCGGCGGTCACCGACGTCAAGTCGTCGGACCCGGACACCGCGGCCGGTCCCGCGGTGCCCGCCGCGGTGCTGGTCGCCGACGACAACGCCGACATGCGCGAGTACCTGACCCGGCTGCTGACGGGAGCCGGCTACGACGTCCACGCCGTCACCGACGGCGTGGAAGCCCTGGAAGCGGCCCGCGCCCGCACACCGGACCTGGTGGTCAGCGACGTGATGATGCCCCGCCTGGACGGCCTGTCCCTGGTGGCCGCCCTGCGGACCGATCCGCGTACCGCGGCGGTGCCGGTCCTGCTGCTGTCCGCCCGTGCCGGGCAGGAGGCCTCGATCGAAGGCCTGGAGGCGGGTGCGGACGACTACCTGGTCAAACCGTTCGCGGCGGCGGAACTCCTGGCCCGGGTGCGGGCGAACGTGGAGCTGTCGCGGTTGCGCAACCACCACGCCCGCTGGCGGACCGCGCTGATCGACTCGCTGCAGGAGGCCTTCTTCATCTGCGACGAGGACGGCGCCGTCGTGGAGATCAACGCCGCGTTCACCGACATCCTGGGCTACGGCGTCGAGGGACTGCCCTATCGACCTGTCCACCCCTGGTGGCCCGACGCCGAGGCCGACCCCGCGGGACACCGGCAGGTCAACGACGCTTTCTCCGGCTTGCTCAGCCAAGGCCAGGGCAACTACACCATCCCGGTGACCCACCGCGACGGCCACGTGCTCTGGGTCAGTGTCATGTTCAACCCGGCCCGCGACCCCGACACCGGGCGCACCGTGGTCGTGGGCACCTTCCGTGACGTGACCGCCGAGCACTACGCCATCCAGCGCGACACTGCCCTGACGGCGTTGAGCATGCGGCTGTCCGCGGGGTCCAGCCTGCAGGAAGCCCTCTCCGGAGCGCTGGACGAGCTCAAGGACCTCTGGCACGCCCGGCGTGTCGTGGCCGCCGTCTTCACCGAGCGCGCCGCGCCGGCGTTGACCGCTACCGGGCCCGAGCTTTCCTGGGACGACCTGTCCGAACAGGAGCGCGCGACTCTCATCGCGCTGCGCGGGCGCCCCGCGCTGAGCCCGACCGACCACGGCGCCACGGGCACAGGCGTCACTTTGGAACACCCCGACGGCGTCATGGTGCTCTGGCTGGACCTGGACGGTCGCCGCCCCTTCAGCGACCAGGACGAGGTCCTGCTGTCGGTGTTGGCCGGCCACCTGGCCCAGGGCCTGACCCGCGCCCATCAGATCGACCAGCAACGCGAGATCGCGCTGGCGCTGCAACGCGCGATCCTCGGCCCCTCCCAGCTGCCCGGCGGCTTCGCCGTGCGCTACGAACCCGCCGCTCGACCACTGGAAATCGGCGGCGACTGGTACGACACCGTCGCCTTGCCCGACGGCCGCATCGGCATCGTCGTCGGGGACTGCGTCGGCCGCGGCCTGAAAGCCGCCGCCGTCATGGGGCAACTGCGCAGCGCCTGCCGGGCGCTGCTCCTGCAAGAGGCGGGCCCCGCCGCCACCCTCATGGCGCTGGACCACTTCGCCGCGAGCCTGCCCGGTGCGCTGTGCACCACCGTTTTCTGCGGCGTCCTGGACCCGGGCACCGGTCACCTGACCTACTCCAGCGCCGGGCACCCACCCGCCATCCTGGCTTGTCCCGACGGCACGACCCGTCTCCTGGAGGAGGGGCGTTCGACCCCTCTTGCGGTGAGGCCGGGCCGCCGACGCCCCGAAGCGGAGTGCACCGTGCCTGCCCGCGCCACGTTGTTGATGTACACCGACGGGCTCGTCGAGCGTCGCCGTCGCCCGCTGACCGAAGGCATCGACCAGGCCGGCGAGGTCGTCCAGGACGGCCGCGACACCGCCCTCGACGACCTCGCCACCCAGGTGATGGAGCGGCTGGCCCCCGCCGAGGGCTACAAGGACGACGTCGCCCTGCTGCTCTACCGCCACCCGGCTCCGCTGGAGCTGACCTTCCCCGCCGAATCCGCCCAGCTAGCACCGGTCCGCAGGACCCTGCGGACCTGGCTGGAACAGTGCGGACTGCCCCCGCAGGCCATGCACAGCGTCCTGGTTGCCGTCGGTGAAGCCTGTGCCAACGCCATCGAGCACGGATACCGCGACACACTCCCCGAGGTGGTCGGGCTACGAGCCGAGGCACTGGTCGGCGACCTCTACCTCACCGTGACCGACACCGGCCGCTGGAAAGCGCCCCAGCCCGAGCTCAACCCGCACCGCGGGCGAGGCGTCGCCTTGATGCGCGCGCTGATGCGGCAGGTCACCATCAACCCCGGCCCGGCCGGCACCACCGTCGACATGCACCTGAGGATCCCCCGATGA
- a CDS encoding STAS domain-containing protein, whose amino-acid sequence MTTPLTLTPGRGPDGTAILKVVGEIDMSNATALTAALDDVDGRVLVDLTEVEYLDSAGLSVLFEHADRIEVVATALLAPVLTFSGLSAMTTVRGLEDDPVEPGRHP is encoded by the coding sequence ATGACCACACCGCTCACGCTCACGCCAGGCCGTGGCCCCGACGGAACCGCGATCCTCAAGGTCGTCGGCGAGATCGACATGAGCAACGCGACCGCCCTGACCGCCGCGCTCGACGACGTCGACGGGCGGGTCCTGGTGGACCTCACCGAGGTCGAGTACCTCGACAGCGCCGGGCTGAGCGTGCTGTTCGAACACGCCGATCGCATCGAAGTGGTCGCCACCGCGCTCCTGGCTCCGGTCTTGACCTTCTCCGGGCTCTCCGCCATGACCACGGTGCGCGGTCTGGAAGACGACCCGGTCGAACCTGGGCGGCACCCGTAG
- a CDS encoding ATP-binding protein, whose product MTLLEEDDGGPRALALELADDVPPLAGVRRWAGDALGDLTDDEVGDCLLVVTELVANAYDHGEAPRRVRLHRSDEPCSVRIEVDDAAPGEVVVGRSRLGHNRGRGMVLVANLSARWGVDRHEAGKTVWAEVLCSYPSSGSGT is encoded by the coding sequence GTGACGTTGCTCGAGGAAGACGATGGCGGCCCCAGAGCCCTGGCTCTGGAACTCGCCGACGACGTCCCTCCGCTGGCGGGGGTGCGGCGATGGGCGGGCGATGCGCTGGGTGACCTGACCGATGACGAGGTGGGGGACTGCCTGCTGGTGGTCACCGAGCTGGTGGCCAACGCCTATGACCACGGTGAAGCGCCGCGTCGAGTGCGCCTGCACCGGTCCGACGAGCCGTGTTCGGTTCGGATCGAGGTGGATGACGCGGCACCCGGCGAGGTGGTGGTGGGGCGGTCGCGGCTGGGCCACAACCGGGGTCGGGGCATGGTGCTGGTGGCGAACCTGAGCGCGCGCTGGGGCGTCGACCGGCACGAGGCCGGCAAAACGGTGTGGGCTGAGGTGCTCTGCTCCTACCCGTCGTCGGGCAGCGGGACCTGA
- a CDS encoding STAS domain-containing protein, with protein MSDTAQATAVDTTYHRDVPVLAVIGEVDSTSVEPIRAHLLDRLDRSPARLVLDLTGVSYFGSTGLQLLTEAIARAEQRGTILAVAAHQRAVLTPMQITALDREVAVCDTVEQAAAAVLSR; from the coding sequence ATGTCCGACACCGCTCAGGCCACAGCAGTTGACACCACCTACCACCGTGATGTTCCCGTTCTGGCGGTGATCGGCGAGGTCGACTCCACCAGCGTGGAGCCCATCCGCGCCCACCTGCTCGACCGGCTCGACCGCAGTCCGGCCCGCTTGGTGCTGGATCTCACCGGCGTGAGCTACTTCGGCTCGACCGGCCTTCAGCTGCTGACCGAGGCGATCGCCCGCGCGGAGCAGCGGGGCACGATCCTGGCGGTGGCGGCGCACCAGCGCGCCGTGCTGACACCGATGCAGATCACCGCCCTCGACCGAGAGGTAGCTGTGTGCGACACGGTCGAGCAGGCCGCGGCCGCGGTGCTCTCCCGCTGA
- a CDS encoding tyrosine-type recombinase/integrase translates to MAWVEKHGSGFRVRFRLPDGTLGSETGFTERSVAAGRARDIESDQRRGTFVDPSVGGMPLGEWVPVWADAHDVSATTWAKYDSHLRNHVLPRFGGVPLKEISRIAVKGWVKALRRSLAERTVGDVVTLLSMLLGEAVDEGLIGANPCRRARVDTGDHDERPHASPGQVRTMAQRCSPADSVLVVMAAYTGLRWGELAGLRWGRVDLARGVITIDPDKGALHEVGGRLELGPPKSKAGVRTVHLPPFRVDLLTEHRAGRMQEHVFTGLDGRLLRRSNFRRRVWLP, encoded by the coding sequence ATGGCGTGGGTGGAGAAGCACGGTTCGGGTTTCCGGGTGCGGTTCCGGTTGCCGGACGGGACGTTGGGGTCGGAGACCGGGTTCACCGAGCGGTCGGTGGCGGCCGGTCGGGCGAGGGACATCGAGTCGGATCAGCGTCGGGGGACGTTCGTGGATCCTTCGGTGGGCGGAATGCCGCTGGGGGAGTGGGTGCCGGTGTGGGCGGACGCGCATGACGTGAGTGCGACGACGTGGGCGAAGTACGACTCGCACCTGCGCAATCACGTGTTGCCGCGGTTCGGTGGCGTGCCGTTGAAGGAGATTTCGCGGATCGCGGTGAAGGGGTGGGTCAAGGCGCTGCGGCGGTCGTTGGCCGAGCGGACCGTGGGCGATGTCGTAACGCTGTTGTCGATGTTGTTGGGTGAGGCGGTCGACGAGGGGTTGATCGGGGCGAACCCGTGTCGGCGGGCGCGGGTCGACACCGGTGATCATGACGAGCGGCCTCATGCTTCGCCGGGGCAGGTGCGGACGATGGCCCAGCGGTGTTCACCTGCGGACAGCGTGTTGGTGGTCATGGCGGCGTACACGGGGCTGCGGTGGGGCGAGCTGGCCGGGCTGCGGTGGGGACGGGTGGACCTGGCCCGCGGGGTCATCACGATCGACCCGGACAAGGGTGCCCTGCACGAGGTGGGTGGCCGGTTGGAGCTGGGACCTCCGAAGTCGAAGGCGGGCGTCCGCACCGTGCATCTGCCTCCGTTCCGGGTCGACCTGCTCACCGAGCACCGGGCCGGCCGGATGCAGGAACACGTCTTCACCGGTCTGGACGGACGGCTGCTGCGTCGGTCGAACTTCCGGCGGCGGGTCTGGTTGCCCTAG
- a CDS encoding SsgA family sporulation/cell division regulator gives MRNDHVTLRSTAVFDLLAPRTPAVPVQVELRYDTKDPYAVVAAFRTGRAGWVEWVFARDLLADGLIADAGDGDVRIRPAADDPEVVVIELSSPSGHAMFEASAQELADFLDRTYDVVVPGNEHLWVDVDEALTHLISNDLT, from the coding sequence ATGCGCAACGACCACGTGACACTCCGCTCAACAGCGGTCTTCGACCTGCTGGCGCCGAGGACCCCGGCCGTCCCGGTGCAGGTGGAGCTTCGCTATGACACGAAAGACCCGTACGCGGTAGTCGCCGCGTTCCGAACCGGCCGTGCCGGATGGGTGGAGTGGGTCTTCGCCCGCGACCTGCTCGCCGACGGCCTGATCGCCGACGCGGGGGACGGCGACGTCCGGATCCGCCCGGCCGCGGACGACCCCGAAGTCGTGGTGATCGAACTGAGCTCGCCGTCCGGCCACGCCATGTTCGAGGCCTCGGCCCAGGAACTGGCCGACTTCCTCGACCGGACGTACGACGTCGTGGTGCCTGGGAACGAGCACCTGTGGGTCGACGTCGACGAGGCCCTGACCCACCTCATCTCCAACGACCTGACCTAA